Part of the Usitatibacter palustris genome, CGATCTGCCCGCCCACGCCCTGCGTCGAGCCGCCCTGGCCCGCGAGGTCGCCCGAGGAGAACGCGACGTCCACTTCGCGCAGCAGCTCGTCCACGCGCCGCTCGAATCCGAACGCGACACCGATACCGCTGCGCGCACCCGGGAGCTTGATGCCGTAGTCGGCAAGGTCCGCGGACATCGTGGCACCCACGACGCTTTGCTTCGTGTGGCCGGTCTGGAAACCCGGGATCTGCACGTAGTTGAGCGCGCCCTGCGTGACCTGGTCGAGCGACCAGATGTTGTAGGGCACGCACGCGAGGTCCGTTCCGTCCAGGAACGAGCGGCAAGCGGCCTGGCCCGTCGCCGGATTGGTGACCACATCGAGCGCGCGCTGGGAGCGTGCGATCGAGAGCTCGTTGCGGAAGACCTGCTGGTAGACGACCTGCGCCATCTGCCCGTAGACGTCGTACTGCCAGTTGTTGAAGACATCGCCTTTCACGCCGAGCACGCCGCGATAAGACGTGTTGCGCAGGTCCGCCTGGCGGCCGCCGCCTTCGACGTTGCGGCGCAGGATCACGACGTTATGCGTCGAAGCGTCGGTCGTGAGCCCGAGGTCGCGACGCCAATCGGCCGACAGCAGCGGGTTGGCGCCCGTCACGTTGACCGCCACGCCGAACAGGCCGCTGGGCGCGATCTGCGAGTTGGTGTGGTTATCGTGGAAGCCGAACTCGCTGTAGACGCGTGCATGCGGCGTCACGTCGTAGTGCGCGAACGCATCGAACGAGTAGCGCTCGGTAGGACGCTGGAAGAAGTTGAGCGGGCCGAAGTTGTACTGGTCGGTCGCGCCGATATACGGACGCGTGTTGCCCGCGGCGTTGGCGACCGTGCGGGCCGCTCCCGTTCCGCCGTTGAGCACGAACTGGCCGGGGTAACTCGTGCCCGAGCCGCCGCAGACGTAGCCATCTCCCGCCGTGTTGAGGTTCAGGGCGCACGCGCTGAAGTCGCGCTCCGACTGGAGCAGCGCCTCGACCTTCGTGTAGCCGAAGAAGACCGTCGCGTTGCCCTTGTTGTCGGCGAAGTTGCCGCCGAGCATCAGGCTCACGTCGGTGGTCTCGCCGTCGCTCTTGATATCGCCCGGAACGCGGAACTGCTGCGGGTTCGTGACGGCGCGGCCCGCGACGATGTCGGAAATGCCCTTGGGGTTGTTCTGCTGGTGGTTGTAGAACGAATAGTTCACTTCGCCCTGAACGCCCTCGAAGTTGTCGTTCATGATGAAGTTGATGACGCCCGCGATCGCGTCCGAGCCGTAGACCGCGGAAGCGCCGCCCGTCAGCACGTCCACGCGGCGGATGAGCGCGGCGGGAATCGTGTTCAAGTCGGCGGACCACGTGGGTGCGAGCGTGCTGCCGATCGGGCTGCCCGGCGGCAGGCGGCGGCCGTTCACGAGCACGAGGGTGCGCACGGAGCCCAGGTTGCGCAGGTTCGCGGTGGCGATACCGGTCGCGCCGTTCGAATCGTTGCTGCCGTATTCGGCAAGCACCTGCGGCAGGTTGTTGAGCAGGCTCTCGACGTTGCGCACGCCCTCGAGCTTGATGTCTTCGGCGCGGATCACCGCGACCGGGCTTGCGCCCTCGAGCTCGGGCGCCTGGATGCGCGTGCCCGTCACTTCAACCTTCTCGACTTTCGCAGCGGCCTGCGATGGTTGCTGCGCATGGACGGTCGATGCAGCGCCGACGATGCCCGCGGCCATCAGGCAGCGGACGAGCTTCTTGTGCGTGTGCGTCACGATGGGGCTCCCCAGTTTTATGTCCGGCGACAGCCGGGCAGAGGACGCCAGCATCTATGGAAGCGAGATGCGCGTGCGAAGCAGATTGCGACGCCGCGTTACGCGCCGCGACGAAAAAAGCCCAAGGATTTCCGTGGCACGACGCCCCGTGCGAGCGAGCCCGGCAGCGCACCCGCG contains:
- a CDS encoding TonB-dependent receptor domain-containing protein, whose protein sequence is MTHTHKKLVRCLMAAGIVGAASTVHAQQPSQAAAKVEKVEVTGTRIQAPELEGASPVAVIRAEDIKLEGVRNVESLLNNLPQVLAEYGSNDSNGATGIATANLRNLGSVRTLVLVNGRRLPPGSPIGSTLAPTWSADLNTIPAALIRRVDVLTGGASAVYGSDAIAGVINFIMNDNFEGVQGEVNYSFYNHQQNNPKGISDIVAGRAVTNPQQFRVPGDIKSDGETTDVSLMLGGNFADNKGNATVFFGYTKVEALLQSERDFSACALNLNTAGDGYVCGGSGTSYPGQFVLNGGTGAARTVANAAGNTRPYIGATDQYNFGPLNFFQRPTERYSFDAFAHYDVTPHARVYSEFGFHDNHTNSQIAPSGLFGVAVNVTGANPLLSADWRRDLGLTTDASTHNVVILRRNVEGGGRQADLRNTSYRGVLGVKGDVFNNWQYDVYGQMAQVVYQQVFRNELSIARSQRALDVVTNPATGQAACRSFLDGTDLACVPYNIWSLDQVTQGALNYVQIPGFQTGHTKQSVVGATMSADLADYGIKLPGARSGIGVAFGFERRVDELLREVDVAFSSGDLAGQGGSTQGVGGQIAVKDIFMEARLPILERQDWAHLLSVNGSWRRSDYSTGEKTDSYGMGIEWAPVKAVRFRGSYQQAVRAPNVFDLYTPLTPGLYNNTSDPCATATPTATAAQCAFTGVTAAQYGHILDSPAGQYGGAFGGNVNLKAETAKTQTLGIVFEPLPNLSASIDYYNIKVEDVITALPPPTILNQCLATGNPQFCSLITRDSAGTLWLLPQAVIVASNLNVAEWTTSGFDFMATYTHKFGGEWGALNVNFNGTYLKEFKQQQFPGSPEYDCAGLFGTVCGVTLTVLPEWRHKMRATWATPWNTDVALTWRYISEVDYEGTSSSPILAATVPSIDSKLKAMNYIDLAANWRINKNYQLTAGINNLFDEDPPIVNQTFAGAPFGNGNTYPNLYDAIGRKIFVTFTAKF